The genomic segment GAAAAACCAGTGTCATTGTCCTTTGGAGCTGGTAGGTTTTATTGCACTCATCTCTTTTCTGTGTTTAAGGTGAGGGAGAATCTCCTTCCTCAACTTCCAGTTAGGAGCTGTTACGTCAAGGCAATCATTTTCGAAGCACCATCCGCCCTTCGTAATGTATCCACACATAGTTTGTCAACTCAATCAACCACTACTCTGTTATTTTGCTAGAGCCGACCTTGTGTTAGAGAGGTATTGGGCAGAAATATTGGGCTGTGAAAagaaatgtttaaaaaattaaactcgaCCGTCTTGAATTATTGcgatttatatttatatataaattttaataaaaataagaattatcataatttattataattttattgagATAGAGGCTAAAAAATCTTAAGGGGATTAAACTTGTTTAAAAAAAGTATAATGTAAAATTTAGATCtcaatgtttatattatttgtcaatttagccccttttttttagctaaatttggggTCAAGGATCACCAATCTTTCAAAAAACaattaaattgttgtttttttaattgaaatattgactaaaacgtttaaatttttaaacattacaTCCCACATGACCATCTACATATAGTCTATGttaatttctttttgaattctatgaaatatttatatattctttatcatttttatttttattttataatttttaaattctttattcgcatgacatataagataaatagtaTCACACTAACATGAAGCATATGTAAACTGTCATGGTTATTGCTATGCCAACATCactaaaattaatgttttagttagtatttctttttgaaaaagcgtttgactcttttttaaaggttaatgactaaatttaacttaaaaaataataaaggccaaaatgacaaaatatgtaatgttaagggttaaatttagtATTATACCTTGTTCGGTTGCCGAGATTGCCAAAACTAAATTcctacttaaaataaataaatttatagataGCAATGAGTAAGGTAGAATTcacatatcaaaaataattttatttcttaaataaaaaaataaagagaataggGGATTTttagaaaactaaaattaaaagttgATGAAAATTAATAAGACGAAACTCTAGTCAAATGTGAAATCTTCATTTGATTCATAAGTTGAATCATCAATGCAAAGACAATTTTTAGTGtactttaataaattaattatagttgCCGGCATAGCACCTGTAACATAATGCTTAGGATTTAGCTTATTGATAGCATTAATAACAAAAGAGATTTAATTCTAACTGACAAACACGTACAAACAAATATCATGAAAATAAGTTTAAAGGAAAAAAcggagtttaattttttttccaaaaataagaacttggttgtgatgtctaaagtaataaatacttaattaaaattgtatCTTTTCAATTCGTCTACGATGAACGCTTCAATtgagtagtcttctccactatcctcaagctcacgtttgTCGAGTGTTGGCTTACTTTGAGTcagaaaatttcacacaaaattATCAAtggggcaattttgtaatttttctaaacttctagatcaagttgtaaataataaaaatatctctaaaaatcttttaaaataatttcttcagagaattttctctctacaactttcttttGAATTCAAGTATGTGAAAAGTAGTAAAAGGGTCTGCTACCCTAGCACGTCTCTGTCTGCCTCTCTggcaagtttttttttcttctggtTTCTCTTGTTTTCTATTGGCGGCGCTCATCTCCTTTGTTTTTGAAAGTGAATTCTTTTACGGAGGCTTCAAGTTCTTCATCCATGGAATCAGAATTTGCGGGATTATCtattgatgaagaagaagaagacataCTTCAAGCACAATGTGACCCAGATTTAATTAATAGTGAAGAATCTCTTAGTTTGGTTGGTTGTTTTCTTACAGCTAGTATCATTCATTACCCTGCAATGAAAAGCACTTTGGCTAACCTTTGGCATCCAGTCAAGGGTGTTCAAATTAGGGATCTGGGTGAAAAAAGGTACTTGTTTAAGTTTTATCATGTTATAGACATGGAAAGAGTTATTAAGGGGTCCCCATGGACATTCAATAATCATCTACTCATCTTACACAATATGCAAAGAGGGGAAGACCCACTAAAAGTTCCTCTAATCTCAACATCGTTTTAGGTCCAAATACATGATGTTCCCATTGGGTTTTATTCTGAAAAATTAGCGATGCAGTTAGGGAATTTTATTGGAATTTTTTAAGAATATGATGGTTCAAATTTggggaaagaaaatatgaacttCATGAGGATAAGAGTTCAAGTTGACATTCGGCGCCCTCTCAAAAGGAAAAAGCAGGTTATGTTTAATAACAAGTGCTCTTATGTTAGATTTAAATACGAAAGATTGACTCTTTTTTGTTTCTACTGTGGCCGTCTTGGGCATAATGATTCCTTTTGTGAGGCAAAAATGGAGGCAAGGGTTGAAGTCAATGTGATGGGATGGGACTTATCTCTGCGTGCACAATCAAGAAGAGCCCAAGCAATGAAGAGTGTATGGTTACGGGAGGAAGGAGGTTCTGGGGGAGGAATGAACGGAGAAAATGGAAGGGGAAACGTAGGAAATTTTAGAGAAAGTGTTGATCCTATTCTAGGATTAAATCTGGAAGGTATTGGGTTCTCCTCACAAGTAGAAAGGGTTAGACCCTTTAATGATCATAATCAAATGGCTATAAAACAGGGTTTGGAGAATGAGATGATTATAGGTGAAGAAGGTAAAAAGAGGGGGAGAACAGATATTGAGGATAGTATGGAGATGGAAGGGAGAGATAGGAAAGCTCATGGATTCAATCATTTATTATCGGCGGCTGCCAAGAGGCAAGCCGACCGCTCGCAATGAAAATCTTAAGTTGGAATGTCCGAGGTTTGGGGAATCCTCGGGCAGTTCATCGACTTCGGCACTCGCTGAAGAAACACTATCCCCAAATGGTCTTCTTAATGgagacaaaaataaacaaaaaaagaatggaaaaaatTCGAAGAAGTTGTGGATTTTATTTTGGAATTGATGTGGATTCAATTGGATCTAGAGGAGGACTTTGCTTAGCATGGAGAGGGAACGCTAAGATTGCACTTCAAAGTTTTTCAAATAGACATATTGATGTGATCATTGAGGAAGAAGGAGAAGGAGTAAAATGGAGATTTACAGGTTTTTATGGTTCCCCTTATTCATATGATAGGGAGCATTCATGGAATCTGTTGCGACAATTAAAAAACCAGGGTGATGACCCATGGCTGGTTTGTGGGGATTTTAATGAAATCTTATATAGCTTTGAGAAGAAAGGAGGCTTAcctagaaaagaaagaagaatggaAGCATTTCGGAAGGCCTTGGAAGATTGCAGGTTAGTTGATTTGGGGTTTTCAGGTAGGAGATTTACGTGGGAGAGGGGAAATCTACCAGAAACTAATATCCAAAAAAGATTAGACAGAGGTGTGGCAACAGAACGGTGGAgtgatttatttctaaattttctcattcaACACCTCCCACATTCATTCTCAGACCATTGTCCACTTCTCATTGATACGGATCATAATGTTAGAAGGATAGCAGATCAGAGGTTCAGGTTTGAAGCATGGTGGATTTTGGAAGAAACATTTTTAGATGTAACTACAAGTATTTGGGAAAATTCAACAGGTGACCTTATGCAGAAGCTGGGAAATTTAAAACGGGGTTTACAAAGGTGGAGTGTTCAGTTACAACAGAATAAAAGAATGACAAAGGAGGTCTTATTGTCAAAATTAGAAACGCTTCTTGATGCAGATCGTAGTGAGGAGAACCTGGCTGAGATAATTGACACAAAAATCCATCTGAACCTAGAAATTGAAAAGGATGAAAGTTATTGGGAGCAGAGGGCCAGAATTAATTGGTTGAAAATGGGAGACAGAAATACAAGTTTCTTTCATAAGTAAGCATCGCTTCGGAGGAAGAAAAACAGAATCCAAAAATTACAGGGTGAAGACGGTAGGTCAACCGAAGAATGGAAAGATATGGAGGAAATTGTCAGATCATACTTTTCACAATTATTTTCTACAGGAGGGCAACACAACTTTGAGAACATTTTGACAGGTATTAAAAGGTGAATCTCTGAGGAAGATAATGTCAAACTGAATGCAAGGTTCACAAAGGAGGAAATTCGGGAAGCTCTTCTCGGAATGGGTCCTACAAAAGCTCCGGGAGAGGATGGTTTTCCAGCCTTATTCTTTCAAAAATGTTGGCCAATTGTTGGAGATGACATCTCCAATTTTTGTTTCCAAAGATTAAACGAAGGTATGGATTTCCActcaattaataaaacaaatattgtGCTCATCCCAAAAATCCAGAATCCCTCAAGTGTCACCCATTTTAGGCCTATTAGCTTATGTAATGTGATTTACAAATTGATTGCTAAAGCTATTGCTAATAGGCTAAAGGGGataattcataaatgcattgatCTAGCACAGAGTGCTTTTGTCCCAGGAAGGCTGATTTCTGATAATGTGTTACTTGCTTATGAAATTCTTCACACGTTGAAACGAAAGAGATTGGGGAAAAAAGGTTTCATGGCTGTAAAACTGGATATGAGTAAGGCATTCGATAGGGTTGAATGGGGGTTTGTTAGAGGAGTAATGGGAAAAATGGGTTTTGACCCAAGATTGATTAATTTAGTTCTGAATTGTGTCTCATCAGTCTCTTATTCTGTTTGTTTCAATGAAAATATGGGTAAAACGTTTCTTCCATCAAGAGGTCTTAGACAAGGGGACCCCCTAAGCCCATTTTTATTCCTTATTTGTGGTGAAGGTCTTTCAAGCCTTATGAGGTTAGCACAAGAGGAAAATATATTGAAAGGTGTTAAAGCAAGTAGAAGAGGGCCGGCTATCTCCCACTTATTATTTGCAGATGATTGTATTTTGTTTGTTGAAGCTACGGATAGGGGATCATATTCTTTAAAGCAGACACTGCAAGAATACGAGACAAGTTCTGGGCAACGTGTGAATTTTGAAAAATCGTCGGTTTTCTTCAATTCTAATACAAAAGAAAACGAAAGGCGTGCTGTTTCACAGATCCTTGGAGTCAGAAGAGCTAATGATTTTGAGCGATATCTGGGTCTTCCTAGTATGGTagggaaaagaaagagaatatcttttcaaaatttgaaagacAGACTCAAGCAAAAAATCGACAGTTGGAGTATTAGATATCTCTCACAAGGAGGAAAGGAAGTGTTTATCAAGGCAGTTTTACAAGCTATCCCTACATACTCGATGGCTTGTTTCCTACTCCCTAAGACGCTCTGTTCAGATTTGGATAGAATTATAGCCAATTTCTGGTGGCAAAAAAGATCTAATAAAAGAGGCATTCACTGGTGTGCTTGGAAGGACATATGTTTATTAAAAGAAGATGGTGGTCTTGGTTATCGCGATTTTGCTAAGTTTAACGTTGCATTATTAGCAAAGCAGGGATGGCGTCTTATTAATTATCCGAATTCATTATTGACTCGTGTTTTAAAAGCAAAGTATTTTCCCAATTCAGATTTCTTTAAAGCTCAGTTGGGAAACCTACCTTCTTTTACCTGGAAAAGCATATGGGCTGCAAGAGGACTTCTTGATAATGGACGCTGCTGGAGGGTAGGGAGAGGTGATCAAATTTCCATATGGGGAGATTCATGGATACCGGGGATTCCAACTGACAGAATTACGATTCAAGCAAACAACGTAAATGTTGAATTAGTCTCGGATTTAATTGAGCCAACTAGCAGAAGCTGGAAAACAGAACTGATAAGAAATACCTTTCAACCAGTTGTTGCTGAACAAATACTAAAAATCCCTCTTGCGGAGACAGATCAAGAAGACCTTCAAGTATGGGGAAGAGAACCGACAGGGGAATTCTCGGTGAGgagtgcctataaactattacatgGTACTAATCTGGATCCTACTGATTTATCATTACAGACCAAGACAAAAACTTTCTACAACAAATTATGGAAGTTACATATCCCTACAAAAATTAAGATGACAATTTGGAGAATTTCTTGGGATTATATCCCTTCCTTTGTCAACCTCAAAATAAGGAAAGTAGTCCTTAACACCCTTTGCCCTCGATGCGGTTGCTTTGAGGAAAATAGCTGGCATATTTTCATCGAATGTCCTAGATCAATGGAAGTTTGGGATCAGTTAAATTTATCGTGGGTGCTGAATCAGAATATAAATAACATATGGGGCTGGCTTACCTGGGTTTTTGATCGAGGTTCCGAAGAGCAGCTTCATTTCTTTTGCTGTTGCCTCTGGTTCATTTGGTTTAGCAGAAATCACCTCATTTACGAAAAGAGACTCATGTCGGGATCAGAAATAGCGAAGAAAATCAGTGCCTATACTACAGAACTTGCAATATCAAAAGTAAGAACTCTTACTTTTCATTCATCTGGAAATCTTCAACAGTTGTACAAAAGGGGATGGACCTCCATTCATTTTGATGCAGCCTATGACCGCTTGGGATTCAGATCAGCCTCCGGTATAATAGCACGGAATGAAAACAAAGAGATCATTGCATCACAGGCAGTCACCCACTCAAACATCGCAGATCCATTCACAGCAGAGGCATATGCGGGATTACAAGCAATAAAATTAGGGATTAGTCTGGGAGTCAACAAATTAACAGTTTAGGAGACTCCAAAACTGTTATTAAGAAATGCCAAAGCTTATTCACGGATAAATCAGTCATTGGAGCAATTATCACAGACATCCAAAGCCTAAAAAAGGGGTTCCAGGAGATCGAGTTCATATTTGTCCCCAAAGAACAGAATTTCTATGCCCATACTATAGCCAAAGAGTCTCTTAGAAGTGGAGAAGGTTTTTACCTGGAGAAGGAGATCCCAGAAGCAGTCCGGAGAACGATAGAAAATCCTTGGCCATATCCTCCAGATTGAAGAAAGGGGAAAAGCTTTTTCATTAAAAGATAGCAGAGACAAAATAATAAATGGGTAACTTGCTTTCTTAATGACTTGACGGTGGATTTGAAAAGATTACAATTAATGGTGTCCAGCTATCATGATTTGACTGGTATaggattagatttttttttcaaattctatttattttggaCTATGACGGGCCAGTTTAAGCCtgaattgttttctttcattaggtTTTGTAATGACTTTAGCCCAActctttttttacatattatataaatCCAGTCagatttattcaaaaaaaaagtatgtGAAAAGTAATGACCCAtgactctctttatataaggagagtttagagagttctatgattaaacttaatcactttaatattaaattaatatagtaTCTAGTAGAGTCCCAGAATGAGTATAATTCTTCCATTACTCAACCACTGAAGAACCACTGTCACTGGCCATCCACCAGCCACTAAAATGTCATTGTCACAGTTGTTAGCACCGTCGTGCCCGATGG from the Gossypium hirsutum isolate 1008001.06 chromosome D09, Gossypium_hirsutum_v2.1, whole genome shotgun sequence genome contains:
- the LOC107892503 gene encoding uncharacterized protein is translated as MEKIRRSCGFYFGIDVDSIGSRGGLCLAWRGNAKIALQSFSNRHIDVIIEEEGEGVKWRFTGFYGSPYSYDREHSWNLLRQLKNQGDDPWLVCGDFNEILYSFEKKGGLPRKERRMEAFRKALEDCRLVDLGFSGRRFTWERGNLPETNIQKRLDRGVATERWSDLFLNFLIQHLPHSFSDHCPLLIDTDHNVRRIADQRFRFEAWWILEETFLDVTTSIWENSTGDLMQKLGNLKRGLQRWSVQLQQNKRMTKEVLLSKLETLLDADRSEENLAEIIDTKIHLNLEIEKDESYWEQRARINWLKMGDRNTNNVKLNARFTKEEIREALLGMGPTKAPGEDGFPALFFQKCWPIVGDDISNFCFQRLNEGMDFHSINKTNIVLIPKIQNPSSVTHFRPISLCNVIYKLIAKAIANRLKGIIHKCIDLAQSAFVPGRLISDNVLLAYEILHTLKRKRLGKKGFMAVKLDMSKAFDRVEWGFVRGVMGKMGFDPRLINLVLNCVSSVSYSVCFNENMGKTFLPSRGLRQGDPLSPFLFLICGEGLSSLMRLAQEENILKGVKASRRGPAISHLLFADDCILFVEATDRGSYSLKQTLQEYETSSGQRVNFEKSSVFFNSNTKENERRAVSQILGVRRANDFERYLGLPSMVGKRKRISFQNLKDRLKQKIDSWSIRYLSQGGKEVFIKAVLQAIPTYSMACFLLPKTLCSDLDRIIANFWWQKRSNKRGIHWCAWKDICLLKEDGGLGYRDFAKFNVALLAKQGWRLINYPNSLLTRVLKAKYFPNSDFFKAQLGNLPSFTWKSIWAARGLLDNGRCWRVGRGDQISIWGDSWIPGIPTDRITIQANNVNVELVSDLIEPTSRSWKTELIRNTFQPVVAEQILKIPLAETDQEDLQVWGREPTGEFSVRSAYKLLHGTNLDPTDLSLQTKTKTFYNKLWKLHIPTKIKMTIWRISWDYIPSFVNLKIRKVVLNTLCPRCGCFEENSWHIFIECPRSMEVWDQLNLSWVLNQNINNIWGWLTWVFDRGSEEQLHFFCCCLWFIWFSRNHLIYEKRLMSGSEIAKKISAYTTELAISKVRTLTFHSSGNLQQLYKRGWTSIHFDAAYDRLGFRSASGIIARNENKEIIASQAVTHSNIADPFTAEAYAGLQAIKLGIIIGAIITDIQSLKKGFQEIEFIFVPKEQNFYAHTIAKESLRSGEGFYLEKEIPEAVRRTIENPWPYPPD